Below is a genomic region from Parageobacillus toebii NBRC 107807.
TTTTTGCCGCGTATGGTTGCGGTTTTTAACCTTTTTGGATCCGCTTAGCGGCTCTGGCTGCCCCGGATTGTCTCCTTTTGGAGCGTTTTTTCGCATATCTGTGCTTGTATTTTTATTTGTCATGTTTGGTTATCCTCCTTTTGTTCATTAGCATGCATCATTGTCTTTCATTTATTCGCGGTATAATTTATGGCATGTTTGAAAAGATAATAAATGCATGGCCGTATTTATAAAAGGAGGAAGTAACGATGGCTTATCATAAAAATAAGCAGGAAGCATTTCAAGCGGCACAAAAAGGAACGATGGAAGCGAAGGAATGGTATGATCATTTAGTGCGCGACCAAGCCGATTATGGCCATCAATTAAGTCATTTAAAGAAAGAAGTAAACGAAGCGTTTGAACAAATTAATAATGCGATGGAAGTAGCTTCAGAAAAACAGCGCGTTCAATTGGAAAAGTTTCGCAACGATTTGCAAGCGATTGTCGATGAAGTGAATGAAATTCAATAAAGGGAATGTCGCGACAGGACATTCCCTTTTTTATTTGTACAAAAATTTACGGTAGTCCAGGATGACGAAACGGACGTATCGTTATTGATTCTTTTTTCTTTTTTTGTTGTTTTGGCGTTGTGCTTCTGTCAGCGGTTCATTAGAAAATTCTTCGTTGTAGCCGGCACCTTTTCCTTGAGCACTTGCCGCGTTCATTCCAGGGATAACATGGTTCGCTTTCCGCTTTGCCATTTTGTTCACCTCCACTACTAGTTTGCGACTGATCAAGAAGCTTATTCTTTTTTCATGCAAGAAGTTGATTAATATGACGAAACCTTCGAAATTCTATTTACAACTTTTCCTCCTTATAATAAGATAAAAGCGTACCAATTTTACGGGAGTTGGGAGAATTCATGCTATTTTTTCGACTTTGCTTCGAAAAAATAGTATAGTATTGAATTGAGGGGGTAATACATATGGCAAAACAAGACGTTTTCAACGCACGTTCTTCATTTGAAGTGAACGGTAAAAAATATAATTATTACCGTTTACAAGCACTTGAAGAAGCTGGGATCGGTAACATCTCCCGTTTACCGTATTCAATTAAAGTATTGCTAGAATCGGTACTTCGACAAGTAGACGGACGTGTGATCACAAAAGAGCACGTCGAAAACCTTGCAAAATGGGGAACACCGGAGATGAAAGACATCGATGTCCCATTTAAGCCGTCGCGCGTCATTTTGCAAGACTTTACGGGTGTACCAGCAGTTGTTGACTTAGCATCGATGCGTAAAGCGATGGCGGATATGGGCGGAGATCCATATGAAATTAATCCGGAAATTCCGGTTGATCTCGTTATTGACCACTCTGTGCAAGTTGACAGGGCCGGAACGGACGATGCGCTTGAATACAACATGAACTTAGAGTTCCAGCGCAACGCAGAGCGTTATAAATTTTTAAAATGGGCGCAGAAAGCATTTAACAATTATCGGGCTGTTCCGCCAGCAACCGGAATTGTCCATCAAGTAAACTTAGAATACTTGGCTAATGTCGTTCATACTGTGGAAGAGGAAAATGGAGAATACGTAGCGTTTCCAGACACTCTAGTCGGTACGGACTCCCATACAACGATGATTAACGGCCTTGGCGTTCTCGGTTGGGGTGTCGGCGGAATTGAAGCAGAAGCTGGCATGCTCGGACAGCCTTCATACTTCCCTGTACCAGAAGTAATCGGTGTCCGTTTGACTGGAAAATTGCCAAATGGCACAACAGCAACAGACCTTGCTTTAAAAGTAACGCAAGTGCTTCGTAAAAAAGGTGTTGTCGGCAAATTCGTTGAATTCTTCGGACCAGGTGTGGCAACATTGCCGCTTGCAGACCGTGCAACCATTGCAAACATGGCGCCAGAATACGGTGCAACATGCGGTTTCTTCCCAGTCGATGCGGAAGCGCTTGATTATTTGCGCTTAACGGGCCGCGATGAGCACCATGTACAAGTGGTTGAAGCATACTGCAAAGCGAACGGTTTATTCTACACACCGGATGCTCCAGAGCCAATATTTACGGATGTTGTAGAAATTAACCTATCCGAAATCGAAGCAAATCTTTCTGGACCGAAACGTCCGCAAGACTTGATTCCGCTTTCGAAAATGAAAGAAGCGTTCCGTGAAGCGGTAAAAGCTCCGCAAGGAAACCAAGGCTTCGGTTTAACAGAAGCGGATCTCAATAAAGAAATTACGGTAACGTTAAACGGCGAAGAAGTAAAAATGAAAACAGGCGCCGTTGTGATTGCAGCGATTACAAGCTGTACGAATACGTCGAACCCGTACGTATTAATCGCTGCTGGTTTAGTAGCGAAAAAAGCGGTGGAAAAAGGATTGCAAGTTCCGAAATATGTAAAAACATCGCTTGCGCCAGGTTCGAAAGTCGTAACTGGTTACTTGCGGGATTCCGGATTGCTTCCATACCTTGAAAAAATCGGCTTTAATATCGTCGGTTACGGATGCACGACATGTATTGGCAACTCCGGACCGCTTGCGCCAGAGCTTGAAAAAGCGATTGCGGAAAACGACTTGCTTGTGACAAGCGTACTTTCCGGTAACCGTAACTTTGAAGGCCGCATTCATCCGCTAGTCAAAGGCAACTACTTGGCATCGCCGCCGCTTGTTGTCGCATATGCGCTAGCAGGTACGGTAGACATTGACTTGTTAAAAGATCCGATCGGCAAAGATAAAGACGGCAATGACGTTTACTTTAACGACATTTGGCCTTCGACGGAAGAAGTTAAAGAAATCGTTAAGCAAACGGTCGTACCGGAATTGTTCCGCAAAGAATATGAGCGCGTGTTCGACGGAAATCCGCGTTGGAATGAAATCGAAACGACAGACGAACCGCTTTATCAATGGGATGAAAACTCGACTTACATTCAAAATCCGCCGTTCTTTGAAGGATTATCTCCGGATGTTCGCAAAGTCGAACCGCTTAAAGGCTTGCGCGTCATCGGAAAATTCGGCGATTCTGTCACAACCGACCATATTTCGCCGGCCGGAGCGATCGGTAAAAACACGCCAGCTGGCCAATATCTCATCTCTAAAGGTGTCGAACCAAAAGATTTCAACTCTTACGGATCTCGCCGTGGCAACCATGAAGTCATGATGCGCGGTACGTTTGCGAACATTCGCATTCGCAACCAAATTGCTCCTGGCACAGAAGGCGGTTATACGACTTACTGGCCGACAGGCGAAGTCATGACGATTTATGATGCTTGCATGAAATACAAACAAGACGGCACAGGGCTTGTCGTTATTGCCGGCAAAGATTACGGAATGGGAAGCTCCCGTGACTGGGCAGCAAAAGGAACATTCTTGCTTGGCATTAAGACAGTCATCGCGGAAAGCTTCGAGCGCATTCACCGTTCGAACCTTGTATTGATGGGCGTATTGCCGCTTCAATTCAAAGAAGGGGAAAACGCAGAAACGCTAGGTTTAACGGGCAAAGAAGTGTTCGAAGTGCATATTGACGAAAACGTCAAACCGCGTGATTTGATCAAAGTAACGGCAACAAATCCAGATACAGGAGAAACAAAAGAATTCGAAGTAATCGTTCGCTTTGATAGTGAAGTCGAAATCGACTACTATCGCCATGGCGGAATTTTACCGATGGTGTTGCGTGAAAAACTCGCAAAAACAAAAAAAGTAAAATAAAATAACGAAGCAGGCTCTTACTTGCCAAGAGCCTGCTTTTTTTATTTTGTATTCGATTTTTTTGCTGCATTTTCTAGTTGGCTTTTTGGATCCGGAGTAAATGCCGCATCTTGACCGAACCCTTGTGGATTCACGCCAGGAGCTTTTGTCCCGCGGTTTTTGCCGCCATTCTTTGTCATCGCGCTCACCTCCGTGGCATAGTATCACCTTTATTGCACAAAAATATGAAACAAAAAAAGAAAATCACTTCGTTTGTCTTAGTGAGTTAGCCTCCGTTTTGCACGCCGCCATTTTCCGAGCAGTAATGGGAAGCTCCGCGAAAATCATTCCGCACAAAATGCCGATGCAGCCGATAATTGCGGAAGCCGTTAGCTGTTCTTTCGCCCATATGTATGCGGTCAGCGCGGCAAATACAGGCTCCATCGCAAAAATAAGAGCGACGCGGGTAGCTGTCGTATATTTTTGAAAGTTGGTTTGAATTAAAAACGCTGCCGTTGTCGCAAGCAATGACGTAATGAGAAGGGCTGTCCATACTTCACGTTTTTGTAAAATCGCCACATTCCACATTTGCGTTTCGTCTTCAAAAAGAAAGGCAAAAATCGTACACATCACCGCAACAGTGAAAATTTGCGTCATTGTTAATAACATGGTGGAATAACGCGCCGAATATTTTCCTGTAGTAATGATGTGCATCGCAAACGAAATCGCGCAAAAAAAGACAAATACGTCTCCGCGGTTTAACATCCATTTGCCATCGCCGATGGTTAAAAAATAAAGGCCGACTGCCGCCAACACCGCACCAATGGACGCATTGACGGATGGTTTTTGTTTTAGAAAGAGAAAAGAAAATAACGGCACGAGTACGACGCTAAGTCCGGTAATAAATCCCGCTTTTGACGAGGTTGTGTATAGTAAGCCGACCGTTTGAAATGCATAGCCGCTAAACAGCCAAAACCCCATCCATATACCGGCACGGGCAAGCGGCAAGGTATAATGACGAAAAAGCGAACGATGAAAAATGATGAGCCATAAAAATAAAAATAATCCCGCCAAAATAAAGCGAATCGCGTTAAAAGAAAGGGGCTCAAGAAAAGAAATCGCGTTTTGCACGATGACAAATGTTGCCCCCCAGACGAACGTGACGGCAAGAAGGCTAAAATCCGCTATCCACTGTTTTTTCAATCCAATCCCCCCGTTTTGTTCATTTTGTTGCATCATTTCCGCTTCACTTTTAATAAATTATAGTCGAACGGTAGTGTATCATAAATCAATGAAAAAATATACAACAGCATAAAAATAATAAAACATGTACAGAAAACGTTGATGTGATAACAAAAGCTGCATAATAATAGGTAATAAGAAAAGTTATCGCTTCACATGTTTTTTTCGCTGTATTGTATAATAAAAATATGGACTGTACACGGAATCGATTACGGAAGGGTGACGAGGGCTTGGACGTTATGATCCAATGGACATATATTACGCCGAAAAAACAAGAATTGGTGCTTACTTCTGATTTTTTGCCTGCTGCGGAAGCGCTCCGATTAGCCGAGGATTTTGAAAAAAACAGGTCGTGTAAAGGAATTATGCTTTATTGACCAAAATCATGTTACATGGTCGAAAAAAGAACTGAACAAGCTATTAAAAGAAGTAGAAACGGAACCGCATGATGTCATCGCTTACTTTGACGGCGGCTTTGATAACGAAACATTGCAGGGCGGAGCCGGAGTGGTGATTTATTATAAGCAAAACAATGAACAATATCGCCTTCGTGCCAACCGCCAGCTTGATGAACTGAAGTCGAATAACGAAGCGGAATACGCCGCGTTTTGGTTTTTAATGCAAATGCTCGAGGAGCTCGGTGTTCATCATTTGCCGGTTATTTTCCGAGGCGATTCACACGTCGTCTTGAAGCAATTGTCCGGCGATTGGCCGTGTTTTGAAGATGACCATAACGCATGGCTGGACCGTATTGAAGAAAAGATCAACGAATTAGGAATTCAGCCAATTTACGAGCCGATTTCACGCAAGCAAAATAAAGAGGCCGACCAGCTTGCCCGTCAAGCGATGGAAGGTCAAACGATTACTAGCATGATGGAACTTACAGAGAAAGGGTAGGCAATGAAATGAGAGAGAAAAAAGTGAACAAACGAAAGGAAATATTAGATAAACTAAATGAATTACAGCAAATGTATTGTGACGGCTGTTTTTTAAAAAGCACGTTTCGAAAAGAATACGGCAAAACATATGCGCAATCATTTTGCATTAACCAATGCACGGTCGGCGAGAAAATGCGGCAGTACGGCGCCATGTTGATGGCAACTCCTCCTCGTTCATCAAAATAACAAAGGGCTTCACACAGCAGGAAGCCCTTTTTTCTCCTTATCGTAATGCCTCATTTAATTGATGTTCCGCCTTAGCAAGTTTTTGTTCATAATGTGATAAAAATTCTTCATCAACGCCAGTTGCTTGCCGGCGTGCGCGCGAAAGCTGATCGTGGGCGTTGGCAATCGCTTGTTTGGCGCCTTCGAGCATGTCTCTATCCAAGCTCATCGTTGCTTGACCTACCATTTTTTCCGCTGTTTCCACAAACATTTCTACTTGTTTTAAATCGTTATAGCCAGAATGAATGTCACGTTCCATTTGCAAACACCTCCTAGCGGATAGTGTTTGTCAAATAGGAAGGAATATGCGCATAAAAAACAAAAAAGACCAGCGTGTTGCCGGCCTTTTTTGTTTCACTTACGTTCTTTCGTTTATGTCAACGAACGCCTTATAATTTCACAACGTTAGCAGCTTGAGGTCCACGGTTTCCTTGAACGATTTCGAAAGAAACTTCTTGACCTTCTTCCAAAGTTTTGAACCCTTCACCTTGGATCGCTGTGAAGTGAACGAATACGTCAGAACCGCCTTCTACTTCGATAAAACCGTAACCTTTCTCATTGTTAAACCATTTAACTTTACCGCGTTGCATAATACTGAATTCCTCCTAATACCTTTAGCCCTCAGGCTAACTTAAAGATTTTTTATCAAATAACGGAATATACTTCACAGCAATCTAAGGTGAGCAAACATGATGAATGCTTGAAATATATTCTGTTATATGATGACTCTACTATACACTAATGTAAGGGCATCGTCAAGGAAAAGAAGGCGAAATTCAGAAAAAAATTATAAAATGTTAAAAAAACAGGGATTTTCCGCTCGCGTCTCGAAATAGTTTGGTTAGAAAGCAAAAAAGTAAGAATGAATGGAAGAAATATACCATACATTGGAATAGTAGGAGCGTAAAGGGGGATGAATGGGATGTACCGCGGAAAAATCGCTGGTAAAGAAGTGATCGTTCGTTTAGGAAATCGGGTCAGTCGGCGTTATTTTTCCGATAACAAAATTTACAACATGGTTCTTTCTTATGGTGAAACGGCGTTTAAAAAAGGGCAAGAAACGTTTTGCATTTATAATGACCGCATTGGCTTAATTGTCGCAGAAGTGGAAAGAAACGATATTCCAGTCATTCGTATCGACTATATCATTGAAAACGAAAATGTATATGAATAATAGTTGACAAACAGGACACAACGCTATAACTTAATTGTAAGCGGTATCAAAATAGGGTTTCTCTGCAAAAGCATATAGTCATGAAAGTCCAGATATGGTGTTGAACCGAGCCGACAGGGCGCATAACCCTAGTAAGGTGTTTGCCCAGGATACTTATCGGACTGCACGCAGGTGTTGGAAAAACTCTTTAGTACGTCAGAATCTGCCGACTTTAGTCGCGCAGAGGTTCAGGGATAGACGTAACAGACCTTTGCTTCCATAAGGCATAGGTCTGTTTATCTTTATAATAGGCAAATGATGAAACAACATTCAAATCTGCATCGTACTATAGGATGAACAACAAGAACAAGAGATAAGAGGTGTAGCATATGTTATTGCGTAAAATGATGTCAAGAATCGGAGTCGGATCGGCGTATGTCGATTTGATTTTAAATAAAACCACATTTCAGCCAGGAGAGTGCATTGAGGGAATTCTTCATATTCTCGGCGGCACGGTGGAACAAAAAATTGAAAAACTGGATGTAGAATTTATCCAAAAAACGCTGCGCGATGGGAAAGAAATCGATAATGTCATCGCGACGATTCCGGTTGCAGGAGCGTTTCAGATCGAGGCAGGACAAAGGAAGCAGATACCGTTTACGTACCAGATACCAGATTCGCTTCCTCCTTCACAGCCTGGAATTTCGTATCGGTTTATCACCCGCTTGGATATTGAGGATGGAGTGGATACGCTAGATTTTGACTATATTCAAATTTTGCCGAGATAAATAAAAGTTGTAAAAAATCTATTGACAACGCTTACATTTTCTATTAACTTTATAAGTAAGTTAATAATGGTGGCGGAGATGTTGGAGACCCACACATATTCCCTTTTTTCAGAGGGAAAATGTGTGGGTTTTTGTGTTTTCCGCTGGAAAATGTAACTGCTTTCAAAAAAGATGGTGTTTTGCCTCCGGAGGGATAAAGCAGGGAAGCAGTTACAAAAGTTATGTGACAAGGGGGAAGAAGAATGACCGCGTTTGTTGCAGAACTTGTTGGAACTGCCTTACTTATCATTTTTGGCGGCGGGGTTTGCGCAGGAGTAAACTTAAAAAAATCATTTGCGCAAAATTCCGGATGGATTGTTATTACAATGGGATGGGGGCTGGCTGTAGCGGTAGCGGCATATGCGGTTGGACAATTTAGCGGCGCTCATTTAAATCCAGCGCTAACGCTTGCATTAGCGTTTAACGGGGATTTTCCATGGGCAGATGTGCCAAAATACATTGCCGCACAAATGCTTGGTGCAATGGTTGGCGCTGTCATTGTATATCTTCATTATTTGCCTCATTGGAAAGAAACGGACGACCCTGGCGCAAAACTTGGCGTATTTGCAACAAGTCCTGCTGTTCCAAACTATTTCGCAAACTTAATCAGCGAAATAATTGGCACGTTTGTATTAGTGCTTGGCATTTTAGCCATTGGCGCCAATAAATTTGCCGATGGGCTAAATCCATTTATCGTCGGGTTTCTTATTGTCGCCATTGGTCTTTCCCTTGGCGGAACGACAGGATATGCCATTAACCCGGCGCGGGATTTGGGGCCGCGTATCGTTCACTTTTTGCTTCCGATACCAAAAAAAGGATCATCCAATTGGCCTTACGCATGGGTTCCGGTTGTCGGACCGATTCTTGGCGGTTCGTTTGGCGGTTTATTTTACAAAGCTGTCTTTCTAGGAAAAATGACAACGGAATTTTGGTATGTGCTTATTGCTATAATAGTAGTACTCGCACTGACATTCATCAGCCATGGAAAAACATCGAATAGCTATAATAAAGCAAAAAATGCATTCATGTAATTAGGGGAGGAATTGGTGATGGAACGATACATTTTGTCACTGGATTAAGGAACAACAAGCTCACGGGCGATTTTGTTTAACAAAAATGGCGAAATTGTTCATATCGCGCAACGGGAATTTAAACAATATTTTCCAAAGCCAGGATGGGTCGAACATAACGCTAATGAGATTTGGGGCTCGATTTTGGCGGTAATTGCTACCGTCTTGTCAGAAGCATCGGTGCAACCGGAGCAAGTAGCAGCCATCGGCATTACGAACCAGCGGGAAACGACAGTCGTATGGGATAAACATACGGGGCTGCCAATTTATAATGCCATTGTTTGGCAATCTCGACAAACGGCCGATATTTGCGAACAACTCAAACAACAAGGATATGATGACTTATTCCGCAAGAAAACAGGGTTATTAATTGACCCTTATTTTTCCGGAACAAAAGTAAAATGGATTTTAGACAACGTCGATGGAGCGAGAGAGAAAGCGGAAAAAGGAGATTTATTGTTCGGTACGATCGACACATGGCTCATTTGGAAACTTTCCGGCGGACGCGCACATGTGACGGATTATTCAAACGCTTCACGGACGCTTTTATTTAATATTCATACATTACAATGGGATGATGAGATTCTAAATATTTTAGGCATTCCAAAATCAATGCTTCCAAAAGTGCGCCCATCCTCGGAAGTGTACGCTAAAACGATACCACATCATTTCTTTGGTGTCGAAGTGCCAATCGCTGGAGCGGCCGGCGACCAGCAAGCAGCGTTGTTTGGCCAAGCGTGCTTTGAGGAAGGAATGGCGAAAAACACATATGGCACTGGCTGCTTTATGTTGATGAATACAGGGGAAAAAGCAGTACAATCGAAACATGGCTTGTTAACAACGATCGCATGGGGAATCGACGGAAAAGTCGAATATGCGTTGGAAGGAAGCATTTTCGTTGCTGGCTCAGCGATTCAGTGGCTTCGTGATGGGCTTCGAATGATCAAGCAGGCGTCAGACAGTGAAGCATATGCGGAAAAAGTCGATTCAACGGATGGCGTTTATGTTGTACCGGCATTTGTCGGTCTCGGAACACCGTATTGGGATAGCGATGTACGCGGTGCGGTATTTGGTTTGACGCGCGGTACGACAAAAGAACATTTCATTCGCGCAACACTAGAGTCGCTTGCATATCAAACAAAAGATGTATTAACAGCAATGGAAGCGGATTCAGGCATTGGCTTGAAAACGCTGCGCGTCGACGGCGGAGCGGTGAAAAACAACTTTTTAATGCAGTTCCAAAGCGATATGCTCGGCGTGCCAGTAGAGCGTCCAGTCATCAATGAAACAACAGCCCTAGGCGCGGCATACTTAGCTGGGCTTGCCGTCGGCTATTGGAAAGACCGGAAAGAAATCGCCTCACAATGGCAATTAGAACGCCAATTCGAACCGCAAATGGCAAAAGAGAAACAAGAAGCGCTTTATGCAGGATGGAAAAAAGCAGTGAAAGCCGCGATGGCGTTTAAGTAAACAGAAGGGGCTCTCCGATGAAAAAGAGCCCCCTTTTTCTTTGTTTTTCTGCATGCAAAAGCAACTCCAATCTTAAGAAATAGTACCCTCTACTTATATATCACGCTTCAATAATTTCGTCTAAAAAAGTCGAAAAAATAGAATAATGACGACAAGTGGCAAATAATATATTCTATTGGAAATATTATGTTATTATTTTATGATAAAAGTCATGCATCCATTTTCTTATTAAACAAAACTATGTGCTAAATAATCAATTAGAAATAAGAAAAAATTATGCATAAATAACAAAAATCAATTGAATTTGTAAAAAACATGTAATAAAATATTTGTAAAATTCGATAAATTTTATAAAGGGGAGAATATATTGACCGGAAAACCAATCTTAGAAATAGATCATTTACGCGTTTCGTTTCGAATTCAAGATCAGTATTATGCAGCGGTTGATGATGTTTCCCTTACGGTGAATGAAAACGAAGTAGTGGCGATCGTTGGAGAGTCGGGGTGCGGAAAAAGCGCTCTGGCACTTGCGGTGATGGGATTGCATCCGCCACAAAAGACAAAATTAGAAGGAAGCATTACATTTAAAGGAACGAATTTATTATCGTTATCTACTTCACAGTTGAACAAAATTCGCGGTAAAGACATCGGAATGATTTTCCAAGACCCATTAACGGCATTGAACCCATTGATGACGATAGGACGACAAATTGAAGAGAGCATGGACTATCATACGAAATTATCCTCGGCGGAAAAACGGCAGCGCACGTTAGAACTGTTAAAACGTGTTGGCATTCCGAATCCGGAAAAAACATATCATCGTTACCCTCATGAACTTTCAGGGGGAATGAGACAGCGGGTTGTGATTGCGATCGCCATTGCTTGCGAACCATCGCTTATCATTGCAGATGAGCCGACAACTGCCTTGGATGTGACGATTCAAGCGCAAATTATGGGACTATTGAAAGAACTGCAGCAACAAATGAAAACCGGCATTATTTTGATTACCCATGATTTAGGGGTAGTTGCGGAAATGGCCGATCGCGTAGCGGTCATGTACGCTGGGGAAATTGTTGAACTGGCAGATGTGGAAACATTATTCCACCATCCGCTTCATCCATATACACGCTCATTATTGCAGTCGATTCCTTCCGCGCAAACTCGTAAAGAAAAACTTCACGTCATTCAAGGAATTGTTCCTTCCTTGCAAAAAATGCCGCGGACGGGCTGTCGATTCAAATCGCGAATTAGCTGGATTGATGAGTCAAAACATGAACCAAATCCAATTTTGCGAGAAGTCGAACCAGGACATTGGGTTCGCTGTACATGTTATCAGCATTTCTACTTTCCACATGATCATATAGGGGACGTGGGCCATGGCATTTCTTAAAGTCAATCATTTAAAAGTGTATTATCCAGTACGCGGAGGATTTTTTCGCCGCATCGTCGATTATGTGAAGGCGGTAGACGATGTTAGCTTTGAGCTGAGGCAAGGAGAAACGTATGGGCTTGTCGGAGAGTCAGGATGCGGAAAAACGACGACGGGGCGTGCGATTATCGGGCTCATTAAAGCGACAGCAGGTGAAATTTTATTAGAAGGCACCGATTTAACAAAACTAAGCCGCAGGCAGTTTTATCCGTATCGAAAAGACATTCAAATGATTTTTCAAGACCCGTATTCTTCGCTTAATCCGCGCAAACGTGTGCTTGATATTATCGCCGAACCGATCCGCAATTTTGAAAAGCTATCGCCGCAAGAAGAAAAACGGAAAGTGCAATATTTTATCGAAAGAGTAGGATTAAATCCAGAGTCGATTTATAAATATCCGCATGAGTTTTCCGGAGGACAGCGGCAGCGGATTGGCATTGCACGGGCGCTTACGCTCAATCCAAAGCTCATTATTGCCGATGAGCCAGTGTCCGCATTGGATGTATCGGTGCAGGCGCAAGTGTTAAATTTTATGAAAGAGATTCAAAAAGAATTTCAGCTTACATATTTATTTATTAGCCATGACTTAGGCATTATCCGTCATATGTGTGACCGCATTGGTATTATGTATCGCGGCAGATTTGTCGAAGAAGGAACGAGCGAAGAAATTTTTAATAATCCGCAGCACATTTATACAAAGCGTCTCCTTTCGGCAATTCCAAACGCGGATCCGCGGCAGAGAAAAAAGCAGTTTCAGCTTCGCGAAGAAGTCGA
It encodes:
- a CDS encoding small acid-soluble spore protein P; its protein translation is MTNKNTSTDMRKNAPKGDNPGQPEPLSGSKKVKNRNHTRQKHNSSHDM
- the sspO gene encoding small acid-soluble spore protein O; the encoded protein is MAKRKANHVIPGMNAASAQGKGAGYNEEFSNEPLTEAQRQNNKKRKKNQ
- the acnA gene encoding aconitate hydratase AcnA is translated as MAKQDVFNARSSFEVNGKKYNYYRLQALEEAGIGNISRLPYSIKVLLESVLRQVDGRVITKEHVENLAKWGTPEMKDIDVPFKPSRVILQDFTGVPAVVDLASMRKAMADMGGDPYEINPEIPVDLVIDHSVQVDRAGTDDALEYNMNLEFQRNAERYKFLKWAQKAFNNYRAVPPATGIVHQVNLEYLANVVHTVEEENGEYVAFPDTLVGTDSHTTMINGLGVLGWGVGGIEAEAGMLGQPSYFPVPEVIGVRLTGKLPNGTTATDLALKVTQVLRKKGVVGKFVEFFGPGVATLPLADRATIANMAPEYGATCGFFPVDAEALDYLRLTGRDEHHVQVVEAYCKANGLFYTPDAPEPIFTDVVEINLSEIEANLSGPKRPQDLIPLSKMKEAFREAVKAPQGNQGFGLTEADLNKEITVTLNGEEVKMKTGAVVIAAITSCTNTSNPYVLIAAGLVAKKAVEKGLQVPKYVKTSLAPGSKVVTGYLRDSGLLPYLEKIGFNIVGYGCTTCIGNSGPLAPELEKAIAENDLLVTSVLSGNRNFEGRIHPLVKGNYLASPPLVVAYALAGTVDIDLLKDPIGKDKDGNDVYFNDIWPSTEEVKEIVKQTVVPELFRKEYERVFDGNPRWNEIETTDEPLYQWDENSTYIQNPPFFEGLSPDVRKVEPLKGLRVIGKFGDSVTTDHISPAGAIGKNTPAGQYLISKGVEPKDFNSYGSRRGNHEVMMRGTFANIRIRNQIAPGTEGGYTTYWPTGEVMTIYDACMKYKQDGTGLVVIAGKDYGMGSSRDWAAKGTFLLGIKTVIAESFERIHRSNLVLMGVLPLQFKEGENAETLGLTGKEVFEVHIDENVKPRDLIKVTATNPDTGETKEFEVIVRFDSEVEIDYYRHGGILPMVLREKLAKTKKVK
- the sspL gene encoding small, acid-soluble spore protein L, with amino-acid sequence MTKNGGKNRGTKAPGVNPQGFGQDAAFTPDPKSQLENAAKKSNTK
- a CDS encoding DMT family transporter, producing the protein MKKQWIADFSLLAVTFVWGATFVIVQNAISFLEPLSFNAIRFILAGLFLFLWLIIFHRSLFRHYTLPLARAGIWMGFWLFSGYAFQTVGLLYTTSSKAGFITGLSVVLVPLFSFLFLKQKPSVNASIGAVLAAVGLYFLTIGDGKWMLNRGDVFVFFCAISFAMHIITTGKYSARYSTMLLTMTQIFTVAVMCTIFAFLFEDETQMWNVAILQKREVWTALLITSLLATTAAFLIQTNFQKYTTATRVALIFAMEPVFAALTAYIWAKEQLTASAIIGCIGILCGMIFAELPITARKMAACKTEANSLRQTK
- a CDS encoding zinc-finger domain-containing protein, with amino-acid sequence MREKKVNKRKEILDKLNELQQMYCDGCFLKSTFRKEYGKTYAQSFCINQCTVGEKMRQYGAMLMATPPRSSK
- a CDS encoding DUF2564 family protein → MERDIHSGYNDLKQVEMFVETAEKMVGQATMSLDRDMLEGAKQAIANAHDQLSRARRQATGVDEEFLSHYEQKLAKAEHQLNEALR
- the cspD gene encoding cold-shock protein CspD codes for the protein MQRGKVKWFNNEKGYGFIEVEGGSDVFVHFTAIQGEGFKTLEEGQEVSFEIVQGNRGPQAANVVKL
- a CDS encoding sporulation protein, producing MLLRKMMSRIGVGSAYVDLILNKTTFQPGECIEGILHILGGTVEQKIEKLDVEFIQKTLRDGKEIDNVIATIPVAGAFQIEAGQRKQIPFTYQIPDSLPPSQPGISYRFITRLDIEDGVDTLDFDYIQILPR
- a CDS encoding MIP/aquaporin family protein, with amino-acid sequence MTAFVAELVGTALLIIFGGGVCAGVNLKKSFAQNSGWIVITMGWGLAVAVAAYAVGQFSGAHLNPALTLALAFNGDFPWADVPKYIAAQMLGAMVGAVIVYLHYLPHWKETDDPGAKLGVFATSPAVPNYFANLISEIIGTFVLVLGILAIGANKFADGLNPFIVGFLIVAIGLSLGGTTGYAINPARDLGPRIVHFLLPIPKKGSSNWPYAWVPVVGPILGGSFGGLFYKAVFLGKMTTEFWYVLIAIIVVLALTFISHGKTSNSYNKAKNAFM
- a CDS encoding ABC transporter ATP-binding protein, which encodes MTGKPILEIDHLRVSFRIQDQYYAAVDDVSLTVNENEVVAIVGESGCGKSALALAVMGLHPPQKTKLEGSITFKGTNLLSLSTSQLNKIRGKDIGMIFQDPLTALNPLMTIGRQIEESMDYHTKLSSAEKRQRTLELLKRVGIPNPEKTYHRYPHELSGGMRQRVVIAIAIACEPSLIIADEPTTALDVTIQAQIMGLLKELQQQMKTGIILITHDLGVVAEMADRVAVMYAGEIVELADVETLFHHPLHPYTRSLLQSIPSAQTRKEKLHVIQGIVPSLQKMPRTGCRFKSRISWIDESKHEPNPILREVEPGHWVRCTCYQHFYFPHDHIGDVGHGIS